The genomic region AGGTCTGATCAATCTAATAACTCCCTTTTTATTAACCAGCAAGCCTATTTGCATTTAGGTGATTTTGAGACTGGCAGGAAAATTGAGTATGTATTAAAGAATGAACACCACGGGGTTTATGTTTTTCTTATCGAAGGTGAAGCCAATGTTGCAGATACATTGCTTAAGAAACGTGATGCCATTGGAATTTGGGAAACAGATAAAATTTCCATGGGGTTCAAAAAACCTTCAAAAGTGCTTCTTATTGAAGTATCTATGAACTAAAATTTAAAGAAATGAGCAAGGAAGATTTAGTAATTACAGACAATGAATTTCAAAGGCAATTTGAAACTACTATCAACGGTACTTTAGCGACCATTGAATATTCTCAACAGGAAAGAAAGATCTTCTTAACAAAAATGAGAATGCCTGATGGAACTGAACACAGACAGGAAGACTTTATTGTTGCAGTACTTGCTGAAATTAAAGAAAGAAATACAAGTGTAGTTCCTACAAGCCCTGAAGTTGCCGGTTTTATGAGAAAAAACCGAAGAAAATATAAAGAACTTCTACCTGTAGGTATGAATATTTAAACTGCCACTGCCGCTGGTACTTCTTCAAACCTAACCAGCCCATCTTCATCTATTTCAGTTAATTTAATTTTCTGAAGGGTGTTTACTTTACCTGGATCCCAGGGTGCTTTAACTTTTACGTAGTTTTCTGTAAACCCGTGAATATAGCCCTCCTTATTCTCGCCTTCAAATAACACAGTGCAGGTATTTCCTAACTGACTTTCATAAAAGGCGCGTCGCTTTTTAGCGGAAAGACCGCGAAGCATCTTACTTCTTTTTTTACGAACCTTCGTTGAAACTACACCTTCCATTTCTGCAGCCGGAGTATTATCCCTTTCAGAATAGGTAAACACATGTAAATAGGAAATATCTAATTCATTTAGAAAATTATAAGTTTCCAGAAAGTGTTCATCTGTTTCTCCTGGAAAACCAATGATAACATCAACACCTATACAAGCATTCGGCATTACCTCTCTTATTCGGCGAACCCTGTCCACATAGAGATCGCTCATATATCGCCTTCTCATAAGCTTCAGGATCTCATCACTTCCACTTTGAAGAGGAATATGGAAATGAGGTACAAAGGTCCTGCTCTGGGATACAAAATCTATAGTTTCGTTTTTAAGCAAGTTCGGCTCTATAGAAGAAATTCTTAATCTTTCTATTCCGTCAACTTCATCCAGGGCTTTTACCAGGTCTAAAAAGGTATGCTCGTGTTTTTTATTACCGAATTCACCTTTTCCGTAATCCCCTATATTCACTCCTGTTAGAACGATCTCTTTAATTCCCTGTTCAGAAATTTCAGCTGCATTATTTAATACATTCTCCAGCTTATCACTTCTCGAGATTCCACGAGCCAACGGTATTGTACAATAAGTACATTTATAATCACAACCATCCTGAACTTTTAAAAAAGCCCTGGTTCGATCTCCAATTGAATAGGAACCAACATAGAAATCGGCTTCGTTGATCTCACATGAATGAACTTCACCATGATCATTTTTAGTAAGATCATTAAGATAATCTGTGATCTTGAATTTTTCAGTGGCACCAAGAACAAGATCCACTCCATCTATTGCAGCCAGCTCTTCAGGCTTTAATTGGGCATAACAACCAACAGCAATTAGAAAAGCATCTTCATTGGCCTTCTGCGCCTGCTTCACAATGGTCTTAAAACGCTTGTCTGCATTTTCGGTTACAGAACAGGTATTTATTACATATATATCTGCCTCTTCTGAAAAATCCACTCTTTCAAATCCCTCATTTTCGAAAGACCTTGCTATAGTTGATGTTTCAGAAAAATTGAGTTTGCAACCCAATGTATAAAATGCGACTTTCTTTGCGTCCATAATCCCTCATTTAAGATCCAACCTTGAGATTGGGGCTGCAAAGATACCAGTTTAAAATGTTTCTGTAAAATGATGAGGACATTGTAATTAAAAGAGACTGTGAATCTTAGAAGATAATTGGACATTTTTTCGTATATTCAAACTCTTTTTTAGACAAGAACATTATGGATTTTGGCCGCGCAAATCCCGCCAACATGGATTTGGAAAGTAAAGCAAAGAACTCCGCTTTAAATAATTCTGAAAGGAAATTCAAAGGCATCATGCAAAGAAGCCGCATCACTGAAGAAGACCTGGAACAGTTCCGCCAACAGATCATTGCTACGCATAAAAAAAAGCATTACAGAGTTTTACTGA from Gramella sp. MT6 harbors:
- a CDS encoding N-acetyltransferase encodes the protein MSKEDLVITDNEFQRQFETTINGTLATIEYSQQERKIFLTKMRMPDGTEHRQEDFIVAVLAEIKERNTSVVPTSPEVAGFMRKNRRKYKELLPVGMNI
- the mtaB gene encoding tRNA (N(6)-L-threonylcarbamoyladenosine(37)-C(2))-methylthiotransferase MtaB, which gives rise to MDAKKVAFYTLGCKLNFSETSTIARSFENEGFERVDFSEEADIYVINTCSVTENADKRFKTIVKQAQKANEDAFLIAVGCYAQLKPEELAAIDGVDLVLGATEKFKITDYLNDLTKNDHGEVHSCEINEADFYVGSYSIGDRTRAFLKVQDGCDYKCTYCTIPLARGISRSDKLENVLNNAAEISEQGIKEIVLTGVNIGDYGKGEFGNKKHEHTFLDLVKALDEVDGIERLRISSIEPNLLKNETIDFVSQSRTFVPHFHIPLQSGSDEILKLMRRRYMSDLYVDRVRRIREVMPNACIGVDVIIGFPGETDEHFLETYNFLNELDISYLHVFTYSERDNTPAAEMEGVVSTKVRKKRSKMLRGLSAKKRRAFYESQLGNTCTVLFEGENKEGYIHGFTENYVKVKAPWDPGKVNTLQKIKLTEIDEDGLVRFEEVPAAVAV